A stretch of the Desulfuromonas sp. TF genome encodes the following:
- the mtaB gene encoding tRNA (N(6)-L-threonylcarbamoyladenosine(37)-C(2))-methylthiotransferase MtaB — protein sequence MTPSPSNNRTVSIATLGCKTNQFESAAMEERLREAGYRLIPFEEGAELVIVNTCTVTAATDAQSRNLIRRARRVNPACRITVTGCYAQVDPASLAAIPGVSLVLGNEEKKDFLRLLEEDGESANSVRVSDIRLSTEAVPLELTSFAERSRAFVQIQNGCDAFCSYCIIPYARGASRSVTPGRVLEQVRRLSVNGYHEVVLTGIHIGGYGHDLHPPTSLLELARLLENETTVPRLRLGSIEPTEIPEELVEAVAASDVLCPHFHIPLQAGSDAVLGRMNRHYTTDFFRTLTEGIRRRIPAAAIGLDVIVGFPGETEEEFAETCRLIEDLPATHLHVFPFSRRPGTPAAKMAGQVPGDVAKERAATIRGVGEEKNRAFAAGFIGHSLEVVVEGTKVEGRYKGLSRNYLSVFFTGPEGLEGTMAKVGVTGASSTGLEGRLEEG from the coding sequence ATGACGCCTTCCCCTTCAAATAATCGCACCGTTTCAATCGCCACTTTAGGCTGCAAGACCAACCAGTTCGAGTCCGCCGCCATGGAGGAGCGCCTCCGCGAGGCCGGCTATCGTCTGATCCCCTTTGAGGAGGGGGCCGAGCTGGTGATCGTCAATACCTGCACCGTCACCGCCGCCACCGACGCCCAGTCGCGCAATCTCATACGCCGCGCCCGGCGCGTCAACCCCGCCTGCCGCATCACCGTGACCGGCTGCTACGCCCAGGTCGATCCCGCCTCCCTGGCCGCCATCCCCGGCGTTTCCCTGGTACTGGGAAATGAGGAGAAGAAGGATTTCCTGCGCCTGCTCGAGGAGGACGGGGAATCCGCGAACTCCGTTCGGGTTTCCGACATCCGCCTCTCCACCGAAGCGGTTCCACTCGAACTGACCTCCTTCGCTGAGCGCAGCCGGGCTTTTGTTCAGATCCAGAACGGCTGCGACGCCTTCTGCTCCTACTGCATCATTCCCTACGCCCGCGGGGCCAGCCGCTCCGTCACCCCCGGGCGGGTTCTGGAGCAGGTCCGGAGGCTGAGCGTCAACGGATACCACGAGGTGGTCCTCACCGGCATCCACATCGGCGGCTACGGACATGACCTGCACCCCCCCACCTCCCTGCTGGAACTGGCGCGTCTGCTGGAAAACGAAACGACCGTCCCCCGACTGCGTCTCGGCTCCATTGAACCGACGGAGATTCCGGAAGAACTGGTGGAAGCGGTCGCGGCTTCCGACGTGCTCTGTCCGCACTTTCACATCCCCCTGCAGGCCGGCAGCGACGCCGTGCTCGGGCGCATGAATCGCCACTACACCACCGATTTTTTTCGCACCCTCACCGAAGGCATCCGCCGCCGCATCCCCGCCGCCGCCATCGGTCTGGACGTGATTGTCGGTTTCCCCGGGGAAACCGAAGAGGAGTTCGCCGAAACCTGTCGCCTGATTGAGGATCTGCCCGCCACCCACCTGCACGTCTTCCCCTTCAGCCGCAGGCCGGGAACGCCGGCCGCGAAAATGGCCGGCCAGGTGCCGGGAGATGTGGCCAAGGAGAGGGCCGCAACCATCCGTGGGGTGGGGGAGGAGAAAAACCGGGCCTTCGCCGCCGGTTTCATCGGCCACAGCCTGGAGGTGGTCGTCGAGGGGACGAAGGTCGAAGGGAGGTACAAGGGGCTTTCCCGCAATTACCTGTCCGTCTTTTTTACAGGACCGGAAGGTCTGGAAGGAACCATGGCAAAGGTCGGAGTGACCGGCGCATCATCGACCGGTCTTGAGGGGCGGTTGGAGGAAGGGTGA
- the mnmA gene encoding tRNA 2-thiouridine(34) synthase MnmA encodes MTDSKKRIVVAMSGGVDSSVAAALLKEQGHEVIGMTMQIWDYSGFAAEHGETFGTCCSLDDVYDARRVAESLQIPFYVVNFEKDFQREVIDRFCEDYFTGRTPNPCVLCNQVLKFELLLRKAREIEADYLVTGHYARIEEGPDGLSLRKGLDPAKDQSYFLFTLTPEQMARVRFPLGGMTKEEVRSHAARLDLRVAEKAESQDICFVPDGDYVRFLEEERGRGLMDGDIVHVSGKILGRHRGTYRYTVGQRRGLGISWPHPLFVVAIDAEKRQVVVGEKEHLSKRELTVHGANWIVAEPVEPFRARCRIRYRHGEVPALITPLPDGRGTVLFDDPQRGVTPGQAAVFYDGDRVLGGGWIE; translated from the coding sequence ATGACTGATTCAAAAAAACGCATCGTCGTCGCCATGAGCGGCGGGGTGGACTCGTCGGTGGCGGCGGCCCTGCTCAAGGAACAGGGGCATGAGGTCATCGGCATGACCATGCAGATCTGGGATTACTCCGGCTTTGCCGCCGAGCACGGCGAGACGTTCGGGACCTGCTGTTCCCTCGACGATGTCTACGATGCCCGCCGGGTGGCGGAGAGTCTCCAGATTCCCTTTTACGTGGTCAACTTCGAAAAGGATTTTCAGCGCGAAGTCATCGACCGCTTCTGCGAAGACTATTTCACCGGGCGTACCCCAAACCCCTGTGTGCTGTGCAATCAGGTCCTCAAGTTCGAGCTGCTCCTGCGCAAGGCCCGGGAGATCGAGGCCGACTACCTGGTTACCGGTCACTACGCCCGCATCGAGGAGGGCCCCGATGGGCTCTCTCTGCGCAAGGGGCTCGACCCGGCCAAGGACCAGAGCTACTTTCTATTCACCCTGACCCCGGAGCAGATGGCCCGGGTGCGCTTTCCCCTGGGCGGAATGACCAAGGAAGAGGTCCGCTCCCATGCCGCCCGCCTGGACCTGCGGGTGGCGGAAAAAGCCGAAAGTCAGGACATCTGCTTCGTCCCTGACGGCGACTATGTGCGTTTTCTGGAAGAGGAGAGAGGGCGCGGGCTGATGGACGGCGATATCGTCCACGTATCCGGAAAGATCCTGGGCAGACACCGGGGGACCTATCGCTACACGGTCGGCCAGCGGCGGGGCCTCGGCATCTCCTGGCCTCACCCACTCTTCGTGGTAGCCATCGACGCCGAAAAGCGGCAGGTGGTGGTCGGGGAAAAGGAGCATCTGTCGAAGAGGGAGCTGACCGTGCACGGCGCCAACTGGATCGTCGCAGAGCCTGTTGAGCCTTTTCGCGCCCGCTGCCGCATCCGCTACCGGCACGGCGAGGTTCCCGCTCTCATCACTCCTCTGCCGGACGGCCGGGGCACGGTTCTTTTCGACGATCCGCAGCGGGGGGTGACTCCAGGCCAGGCGGCGGTGTTCTATGACGGCGACCGGGTTCTGGGCGGCGGGTGGATTGAATGA
- the nifU gene encoding Fe-S cluster assembly scaffold protein NifU — protein MYSDKVMDHFSNPRNVGEIDNADGVGEVGNASCGDIMKIFLKVEDNVIKDIKFKTFGCGAAIATSSMVTEMAIGKTLEEAMELTNAAVADALDGLPPAKLHCSNLAADALHEAIKNYQEKNK, from the coding sequence ATGTATTCCGATAAGGTGATGGACCATTTCAGTAACCCCCGCAACGTCGGGGAAATCGACAACGCCGACGGCGTCGGCGAGGTGGGCAACGCCTCCTGCGGTGACATCATGAAGATTTTTCTCAAGGTCGAGGACAATGTCATCAAGGACATCAAGTTCAAGACCTTCGGTTGCGGAGCGGCCATCGCCACCTCCTCCATGGTCACCGAGATGGCCATCGGCAAAACCCTTGAGGAGGCGATGGAGCTGACCAACGCCGCCGTCGCCGACGCCCTGGACGGCCTTCCCCCGGCAAAGCTCCACTGCTCAAACCTGGCCGCCGACGCTCTGCACGAGGCGATCAAGAATTACCAGGAAAAGAACAAGTAA
- the nifS gene encoding cysteine desulfurase NifS, with translation MKRIYMDYNATTPVRPEVLEAMLPFFREQFGNPSSVHWAGRAVSGAVEKAREQVAKSINCSPAEIVFVSCGSEGDNMAIKGTAEALRDKGNHIITTSVEHPAVLNTCQYLEKQGFRVTYLPVDRDGMLDLADLEEAITDQTILISVMWGNNETGNLFPIEEIGAIARKYKIRFHTDAVQAIGKVPVDVQKAGVDLLVLSGHKIGAPKGVGAIYIRRGTKMNALIHGGHQERNRRAGTHNVAGIAGLGIACELAGVEMAETSARLRQLRNRLEKGIMSSIPEVKLNGHPDPDRRLPNTLNISFAYIEGESLLLNFDMKGIAASSGSACTSGSLEPSHVMGAMCVDVILAHSSTRFSLGPGNTEEDVDYVLEILPPIVQRLREMSPLYNRKEPMTCEECQVIRKV, from the coding sequence GTGAAGCGTATTTACATGGATTACAATGCCACTACACCGGTTCGCCCCGAGGTGCTGGAGGCCATGCTCCCGTTCTTTCGCGAGCAGTTCGGCAACCCCTCCAGTGTGCACTGGGCGGGGCGGGCGGTGAGCGGCGCCGTGGAAAAGGCCCGGGAGCAGGTGGCGAAGTCGATAAACTGTTCACCGGCCGAAATCGTCTTTGTCTCCTGCGGCAGCGAGGGGGACAACATGGCGATCAAGGGGACGGCGGAAGCGCTTCGGGACAAGGGGAACCACATCATCACCACCAGCGTCGAGCACCCGGCCGTTCTCAACACCTGTCAGTATCTGGAGAAGCAGGGGTTCCGGGTCACCTATCTGCCGGTGGACCGGGACGGGATGCTCGATCTTGCGGATCTTGAAGAGGCCATCACGGATCAGACCATCCTCATCTCTGTCATGTGGGGAAACAACGAGACCGGAAACCTCTTCCCCATCGAGGAGATCGGCGCCATCGCCCGCAAGTACAAGATCCGTTTCCATACCGATGCCGTTCAGGCGATCGGGAAGGTTCCGGTGGACGTGCAGAAGGCCGGGGTCGACCTGCTGGTCCTGTCGGGGCACAAGATCGGCGCCCCCAAAGGGGTCGGCGCAATTTATATCCGCCGGGGAACGAAGATGAACGCCCTGATTCACGGCGGGCACCAGGAGCGCAACCGGCGCGCCGGCACGCATAACGTGGCCGGAATCGCCGGCCTCGGGATCGCCTGCGAGCTGGCCGGAGTCGAAATGGCCGAGACGTCGGCTCGGCTGCGGCAGCTTCGGAACCGCCTCGAGAAGGGGATCATGAGCAGCATCCCCGAGGTCAAGCTCAACGGCCATCCCGACCCGGACAGACGTCTTCCCAATACCCTCAACATCAGTTTTGCCTACATCGAAGGGGAGTCCCTGCTTCTCAACTTCGACATGAAGGGGATCGCCGCCTCCTCGGGATCGGCCTGCACCTCCGGCTCCCTGGAACCCTCCCATGTCATGGGGGCGATGTGCGTCGATGTGATTCTGGCCCACTCCAGCACCCGGTTCAGCCTCGGCCCCGGCAATACCGAGGAAGATGTCGACTATGTTCTGGAGATCCTTCCGCCCATCGTCCAGCGCCTTCGGGAGATGAGCCCGCTGTATAACCGCAAGGAGCCGATGACCTGCGAGGAATGCCAGGTCATTCGCAAGGTATGA
- a CDS encoding Rrf2 family transcriptional regulator, translating into MRLSTKAQYAVRAMVSLNLYADGAPMSLKAIAAREDISLTYLEQLFVKLRRGKIVDSVRGPGGGYVLARPADRIRVDEIIDSVEETLVPVSCMDQDGRCSCVDQCVTHSVWQGLGGRIRQFLSSINLEDLTKEAKAKAGSGV; encoded by the coding sequence ATGCGACTTTCAACCAAAGCCCAGTATGCGGTGCGGGCCATGGTGAGCCTCAATCTTTATGCCGATGGGGCGCCGATGAGCCTGAAGGCTATAGCCGCCCGGGAGGACATCTCCCTCACGTATCTTGAGCAGCTTTTTGTCAAGCTCCGGCGGGGGAAAATAGTGGACAGCGTTCGCGGTCCCGGAGGGGGGTATGTGCTGGCCCGACCGGCCGACCGGATCCGCGTCGACGAGATTATCGACAGCGTGGAGGAAACCCTTGTTCCGGTCTCCTGCATGGATCAGGACGGCCGCTGCTCCTGTGTCGATCAATGCGTCACGCACAGCGTCTGGCAGGGGCTCGGCGGGCGCATCCGTCAGTTTCTCTCCTCCATCAACCTGGAGGATTTGACGAAAGAGGCGAAAGCCAAAGCAGGTTCAGGAGTTTAG
- the cysE gene encoding serine O-acetyltransferase produces the protein MHVIYQRRVGVFKHLKEDFKAVFERDPAVRNVLEIVFCYPGFHAMLFHRVAHSLWQRGFYFLGRFVSHLGRFFTGIEIHPGAKIGRGFFIDHGMGVVIGETAEIGDNCTLYHGVTLGGTSWAKEKRHPTLGNNVVIGSGAKILGPFKVGDNSKIGSNSVVVKEVPPNSTVVGVPGRVVMTEGQKPEERADLEHGRLPDPEAKAISCLFDQIRALERKVQELAEAQDRQASIRSETSPVPSAEHA, from the coding sequence ATGCATGTAATTTATCAAAGGAGAGTCGGCGTGTTTAAACACCTGAAGGAAGATTTTAAGGCGGTTTTCGAACGGGATCCGGCCGTTCGCAATGTTCTGGAGATCGTCTTCTGCTACCCTGGTTTTCACGCCATGCTGTTCCACCGGGTGGCTCATTCCCTGTGGCAGCGGGGTTTTTACTTTCTCGGCCGGTTCGTTTCACACCTGGGCCGCTTCTTTACCGGGATTGAAATCCACCCTGGGGCGAAGATCGGCCGCGGTTTCTTCATCGACCACGGCATGGGAGTCGTCATTGGCGAAACCGCTGAAATCGGCGACAACTGCACCCTTTACCACGGGGTCACCCTGGGCGGCACCTCCTGGGCCAAGGAGAAACGACACCCCACCCTCGGTAATAACGTCGTCATCGGGTCCGGGGCCAAGATCCTCGGACCTTTCAAGGTGGGGGACAACAGCAAGATCGGGTCCAACTCCGTGGTCGTCAAGGAGGTCCCTCCCAACTCTACCGTGGTCGGGGTGCCCGGGCGGGTGGTCATGACTGAGGGACAGAAGCCGGAGGAGAGGGCTGACCTGGAACACGGGCGCCTCCCGGACCCCGAGGCCAAGGCCATCTCCTGTCTTTTCGACCAGATCAGGGCCTTGGAGAGGAAAGTTCAGGAACTTGCCGAGGCGCAGGATCGTCAGGCGTCCATACGTTCCGAAACTTCCCCGGTGCCTTCAGCGGAGCATGCCTGA
- a CDS encoding putative signal transducing protein, producing MALFYDPVDEADLYRVEAILSENGIEYFLRYEPVQGIGPSQIHVAEEDIPRAEELLLRATLH from the coding sequence ATGGCGCTGTTTTACGATCCGGTTGATGAAGCCGATCTTTACCGCGTGGAAGCTATCCTGAGTGAAAACGGGATAGAGTATTTCCTCAGATATGAACCGGTGCAGGGGATCGGTCCGTCGCAGATCCATGTGGCCGAAGAAGATATCCCCAGGGCGGAAGAACTCCTGCTCAGGGCAACCCTGCATTGA
- the ilvA gene encoding threonine ammonia-lyase, biosynthetic, which translates to MQKLLKLILTSRVYEAAAETPLEEAAGLSRTLDNRVLLKREDLQPIFSFKLRGAYNKIAHLTEEERARGVIAASAGNHAQGVAFSARKLGIRSVIVMPLTTPQIKVGAVEGYGAEVILHGDNYSEAADHCQQMVETTGMTFIHPFDDDLVIAGQGTVADELLRQSAGQMDAVFVPVGGGGLAAGVAGYLKALCPEIRVVGVEPADSDAMARSLAAGRRIRLDSVGIFADGVAVREVGHLTFDLCRRYLDEIIRVDTDELCSAIRSIYQDTRSIVEPAGALGVAGLKKYVRERKVSGRTLVAVNSGANMNFERLRYVAERTLIGEKQEALFAVTIPENPGSLRRFCSDVLGDRNITEFNYRLAGRERAHIFVGISIRNTGERHAFGQLLGEHGFDNIDLTDNELAKTHVRYMVGGRSPEAGHEVLYRFWFPERSGALVRFLGSMGENWNISLFHYRSQGGDYGRVLIGLEIPPKEEDGFREFLDRLGYRFVEESGNPVYRLFL; encoded by the coding sequence ATGCAAAAACTCCTCAAGCTCATCCTCACCTCCCGCGTCTACGAGGCCGCGGCGGAGACGCCGCTGGAAGAGGCGGCCGGCCTGTCGCGGACCCTCGACAACCGGGTGCTGCTGAAGCGTGAGGATCTGCAGCCGATCTTCTCCTTTAAGCTGCGGGGGGCCTACAACAAGATCGCCCACCTCACCGAAGAAGAGCGAGCCCGCGGCGTCATCGCCGCCTCCGCCGGGAATCACGCGCAGGGGGTGGCCTTTTCCGCCCGCAAGCTCGGCATCCGGTCGGTCATCGTCATGCCGTTGACCACCCCCCAGATCAAGGTCGGGGCGGTCGAGGGATATGGGGCCGAGGTCATACTGCACGGCGACAACTATTCGGAAGCCGCCGATCACTGCCAGCAGATGGTGGAGACGACCGGCATGACCTTTATCCATCCCTTTGACGACGATCTGGTGATCGCCGGGCAGGGGACGGTTGCCGACGAGCTTCTGCGCCAGAGCGCCGGACAGATGGATGCCGTTTTCGTTCCGGTCGGCGGCGGCGGGCTCGCCGCCGGCGTGGCCGGATATCTCAAGGCTCTCTGCCCGGAGATCCGGGTCGTCGGCGTTGAACCCGCCGACAGCGATGCCATGGCCCGTTCGCTGGCCGCCGGCCGCCGTATCCGGCTCGATTCGGTGGGCATTTTTGCCGACGGAGTCGCGGTGCGGGAGGTGGGGCACCTGACCTTCGATCTGTGCCGACGGTACCTCGATGAAATCATCCGGGTCGATACGGATGAGCTGTGCAGCGCCATCCGCAGCATTTATCAGGATACGCGCTCCATCGTCGAACCGGCCGGAGCCCTCGGGGTCGCCGGGCTCAAAAAATACGTCCGGGAGCGCAAGGTTTCGGGGCGGACCCTGGTGGCCGTCAACTCCGGGGCCAACATGAATTTTGAGCGGCTGCGCTACGTTGCGGAGCGGACGCTTATCGGCGAAAAGCAGGAGGCGCTCTTTGCCGTCACCATCCCCGAAAATCCGGGCTCGCTGCGCCGGTTCTGCTCCGACGTCCTCGGGGATCGAAATATCACCGAATTCAATTACCGCCTGGCCGGCCGGGAGAGGGCCCACATTTTCGTTGGCATCTCGATCAGGAACACCGGAGAACGCCATGCCTTCGGACAACTGCTCGGTGAACACGGATTCGACAATATCGATCTGACCGACAACGAACTGGCCAAGACCCACGTCCGATATATGGTCGGGGGCCGATCCCCCGAAGCCGGCCATGAGGTGCTCTACCGCTTCTGGTTCCCCGAGCGATCCGGCGCCCTGGTTCGGTTCCTCGGCTCAATGGGAGAGAACTGGAATATTTCTCTCTTCCATTACCGCAGCCAGGGAGGGGATTACGGGCGTGTCCTGATCGGCCTTGAAATACCGCCCAAAGAGGAGGATGGCTTCCGGGAGTTTCTGGACCGGCTCGGCTACCGTTTCGTGGAGGAATCCGGAAACCCCGTCTACCGCCTTTTCCTCTGA
- a CDS encoding acetyl-CoA C-acyltransferase produces the protein MNDNHRVAVVGGMRTPFVKAGTFFRDISQLKLSSQAIKGVLERFELDPKMIDLLVWGRVLHDPFTSNLAREIVFDLDLPASIEAYLVSNNCITSLHAAVDVADFIRAGRAEIGMAGGVESMSAVPVLFGREASRIFLEAGTAKTAGDRIRTLLRLRPRHFKPVPLSFKEPSTGLTMGEHAELTAKEWRIGRAEQDEIALRSHHRAASATADGRLTAEIYPVLGVDHDTIVRGDTTLEKMAKLKPVFDPAQGTITAANASPLTDGAAAVLLMSEERARAEGYEPLAFIRAAEFAAIHPRDGLLMAPAVAVPRLLRKTGLTLADMDIVEVHEAFGAQVAFNLKAWEQGWKEEAIGTVDSEKLNPLGSSVAIGHPFAATGARIMTTLANEMARSDARYGLISVCAAGAMACAMILERS, from the coding sequence ATGAACGACAACCACAGAGTCGCCGTCGTCGGCGGCATGCGCACCCCTTTCGTCAAGGCCGGAACCTTCTTCCGTGACATTTCTCAGCTCAAGCTGTCTTCCCAGGCCATCAAAGGGGTGCTGGAGCGTTTCGAGCTCGATCCCAAGATGATCGACCTGCTGGTGTGGGGGCGGGTGCTGCACGATCCCTTCACCTCCAATCTGGCCCGGGAGATCGTCTTCGATCTCGATCTTCCCGCCTCCATCGAGGCGTACCTCGTCTCCAACAACTGCATCACCAGCCTGCACGCCGCCGTGGACGTCGCCGACTTCATCCGCGCCGGACGGGCCGAGATAGGAATGGCCGGCGGCGTGGAGTCGATGTCGGCGGTGCCGGTCCTCTTCGGCCGCGAGGCTTCGCGGATCTTTCTGGAAGCGGGTACGGCAAAGACTGCCGGCGACAGGATCAGAACCCTGCTGAGGCTGCGCCCCCGTCATTTTAAACCCGTTCCCCTCTCCTTCAAGGAGCCCTCCACCGGTCTGACCATGGGGGAGCACGCCGAGTTGACCGCCAAGGAATGGAGGATCGGCCGGGCAGAACAGGACGAAATAGCGCTGCGCAGCCATCATCGGGCCGCCTCGGCCACCGCCGACGGACGGTTGACGGCGGAGATCTATCCCGTGCTCGGCGTAGACCACGACACCATCGTCCGCGGCGATACAACCCTGGAGAAGATGGCCAAACTCAAGCCGGTCTTCGATCCCGCGCAGGGGACGATCACCGCCGCCAACGCCAGCCCCCTGACGGACGGCGCGGCCGCGGTGCTCCTGATGAGTGAAGAGCGGGCCAGGGCCGAGGGATACGAACCCCTGGCCTTCATCCGGGCGGCGGAGTTTGCCGCCATCCACCCCCGGGACGGCCTGCTCATGGCGCCGGCGGTGGCGGTGCCGCGCCTGCTGCGGAAGACGGGGCTGACGCTCGCCGACATGGACATCGTCGAGGTGCACGAAGCCTTCGGCGCCCAGGTGGCCTTCAACCTCAAGGCGTGGGAGCAGGGGTGGAAGGAGGAGGCGATCGGGACCGTCGACTCCGAAAAGCTCAACCCTCTGGGAAGCTCCGTCGCCATCGGTCATCCTTTCGCCGCCACCGGCGCCCGGATCATGACGACTCTGGCGAACGAGATGGCCCGCAGCGATGCCCGCTATGGGCTCATCTCCGTCTGCGCCGCCGGTGCGATGGCCTGTGCGATGATTCTGGAAAGGTCGTAG
- a CDS encoding fumarate hydratase codes for MATPEFTYQDPFPLAKDTTKYRKIDGSEKFVSVANFDGKDVVKVDPEALTVLANAAMKDVSFLLRPEHNDQVGKILRDPEASMNDKGVAMAFLRNAEISANFELPICQDTGTATILGKKGQQVWTGSRDEEFLSKGVYKTYTEENLRYSQTVALDMYKEKNTGTNLPAQIDLMATEGDAYKFLFIAKGGGSANKTMLYQETKALLTPERLEKYLIEKMKYLGTAACPPYHIAFVIGGTSADACMKAVKLATAKELDGLPTEGNEHGRAFRDVELEGKLLEAAQKLGIGAQFGGKYFAHDVRVIRLPRHGASCPVGMAVSCSADRNIKAKITRDGLFVEEMDRNPGRLIPEQYRGKHSHGTKIDLNRPMKEVLADLTRLEVGAPLLLNGTIVVGRDIAHAKFKEILDSGKPLPDYLKNHPIYYAGPAKTPPGKASGSFGPTTAGRMDSYVDLLQENGGSLVMIAKGNRSQQVTDACKKHGGFYLGSIGGPAAVLAEENIKKVECIDFPELGMEAVWKIEVEDFPAFILVDDKGNDFFKKLGL; via the coding sequence ATGGCTACTCCGGAATTCACGTACCAGGACCCTTTTCCACTGGCAAAGGACACCACCAAGTACCGCAAGATCGACGGTTCCGAGAAATTCGTCAGCGTGGCGAATTTCGACGGAAAGGACGTCGTCAAGGTCGATCCCGAGGCCCTGACCGTGCTCGCCAATGCCGCCATGAAGGACGTCTCCTTCCTGTTGCGCCCCGAGCATAACGATCAGGTCGGCAAGATCCTGCGCGACCCCGAGGCATCGATGAACGACAAGGGCGTGGCCATGGCCTTTCTGCGCAACGCCGAGATCTCCGCCAACTTCGAGCTGCCGATCTGCCAGGACACCGGCACCGCCACCATCCTCGGCAAGAAGGGGCAGCAGGTCTGGACAGGCTCCAGGGACGAGGAATTCCTCTCCAAAGGGGTCTACAAGACCTATACCGAGGAAAACCTGCGCTACAGCCAGACCGTCGCGCTGGACATGTACAAGGAAAAGAACACCGGGACCAACCTGCCGGCTCAGATCGATCTCATGGCCACCGAGGGGGACGCCTACAAGTTCCTCTTCATCGCCAAGGGAGGCGGCTCGGCGAACAAGACCATGCTCTATCAGGAGACCAAGGCCCTTCTCACCCCTGAGAGGCTGGAAAAGTACCTGATCGAGAAGATGAAGTATCTCGGCACCGCCGCCTGCCCCCCGTATCACATCGCCTTTGTCATCGGCGGCACCAGCGCCGACGCCTGCATGAAGGCCGTCAAGCTCGCCACCGCCAAGGAGCTCGACGGGCTCCCCACCGAGGGGAACGAGCACGGCCGCGCCTTCCGCGACGTCGAGCTGGAAGGGAAGCTCCTCGAGGCGGCCCAGAAGCTCGGCATCGGCGCCCAGTTCGGCGGCAAGTACTTCGCCCACGACGTCCGCGTCATCCGCCTCCCCCGCCACGGCGCCTCCTGCCCCGTCGGTATGGCCGTCTCCTGCTCCGCCGACCGCAACATCAAGGCGAAGATCACCCGCGACGGACTCTTCGTCGAGGAGATGGACCGCAACCCCGGCCGCCTGATCCCCGAGCAGTACCGCGGCAAGCACAGCCACGGCACCAAGATCGATCTCAACCGCCCGATGAAGGAAGTGCTGGCCGACCTGACCAGGCTCGAAGTCGGCGCTCCGCTGCTTCTCAACGGCACCATCGTCGTCGGCCGCGACATCGCCCACGCCAAGTTCAAGGAGATCCTCGACAGCGGCAAACCGCTCCCCGACTACCTCAAGAACCATCCCATCTACTACGCCGGTCCCGCCAAGACCCCGCCCGGCAAAGCGTCCGGCTCCTTCGGCCCCACCACCGCCGGCCGCATGGACAGCTACGTCGACCTTCTGCAGGAAAACGGCGGCTCGCTGGTGATGATCGCCAAAGGGAACCGCTCCCAGCAGGTGACCGACGCCTGCAAGAAGCACGGCGGCTTCTATCTCGGCTCCATCGGCGGCCCGGCCGCGGTGCTGGCCGAGGAGAACATCAAGAAGGTCGAGTGCATCGACTTCCCCGAACTGGGGATGGAAGCGGTCTGGAAGATCGAGGTGGAGGACTTTCCGGCGTTCATCCTGGTGGATGACAAGGGGAACGATTTCTTCAAGAAGCTTGGGCTTTAA
- a CDS encoding DUF2442 domain-containing protein codes for MESVVRVVPRENYQLEIEFRTGEVRLFDVRPYLDKGVFSQLKDQALFARAFVAFDTVCWPNNLDIAPETLYVKSVPISSEVHEKPEEYGECP; via the coding sequence ATGGAATCGGTTGTCCGTGTGGTGCCACGAGAAAACTACCAGTTGGAAATCGAATTCCGTACGGGTGAGGTGCGACTCTTCGACGTGCGTCCATATCTGGACAAGGGTGTTTTCAGCCAACTGAAGGATCAAGCACTTTTCGCTCGGGCATTTGTTGCATTCGACACGGTCTGCTGGCCAAACAATCTCGACATTGCGCCGGAAACTCTTTATGTAAAATCGGTGCCAATTTCAAGTGAGGTGCATGAAAAACCAGAAGAATATGGGGAGTGTCCCTAA
- a CDS encoding carboxymuconolactone decarboxylase family protein produces MRKQEVYQEIEQTFGLVPSMFKEVPEPMLEHEWKLFRQIQLDKGPIPQKYRELIGLAISGVTKCRYCTFYHTEVARLFGATDEEIEAAAHYAKSSAGWSAYINGLQVDYETFCSEVKQACEHVRSSQRRAGKQASAETRTGLH; encoded by the coding sequence ATGAGGAAGCAGGAAGTCTATCAGGAAATCGAGCAGACGTTCGGGCTGGTGCCAAGCATGTTCAAGGAAGTGCCGGAGCCGATGCTCGAACACGAATGGAAGCTGTTCAGGCAGATCCAGCTGGATAAAGGACCAATCCCTCAAAAGTACCGCGAGCTGATCGGCCTGGCGATCTCCGGCGTGACGAAGTGCCGTTACTGCACCTTCTATCACACCGAGGTGGCCCGTCTCTTCGGCGCAACGGACGAGGAAATCGAGGCGGCCGCCCATTATGCCAAGTCGAGCGCCGGGTGGAGCGCCTACATCAACGGTCTGCAGGTCGACTATGAAACCTTCTGCAGCGAGGTGAAGCAGGCATGTGAGCATGTCCGCAGCAGCCAGAGGAGGGCCGGAAAGCAGGCAAGTGCTGAGACCCGCACGGGCCTTCACTGA